TTCACACCCGAGGCAACCCGAGCATGCTTCGAGCCGCCGCGGATTGTCAGTCATTTGTCAGTCAAAACGGGGGTCCCTGCGACGACCTGGCAACCCGCCAGGAGGTCGCAGCAAGTTCAGTATATAGTTGTTGTTCAACAATTATGAACATGTCATAATATCCGAACACCAGAGAACCGCCATGCCACCCCTCGAGCCGTACTTCGCCCTGCTCGCCACCTGGATACCCGGAGTCGACACCGGTGTCGTCGAGCAACTCCATGCGGGGAGGGGCCGTTTCGATGCCGCGCTCACGTGGAAGGGTCCTCGGGGAACGATTCGCTACCTCCTGGAAGAGAAGCGGCACCTCCCCAACCAGGACGTCCGCGTCGTCGTCGACCAGCTCGAGAGGTGGAGAGCGGAGCTGCCGGCCGCCGAGCGCCGAGCCAAGTTGCTCGTCCTGGCGCCTGCGGTGCGTCCCCACCAGGCCGCTGTCCTGGAGCGCGCGGGCGTCGACTATCTCGACCTCGCCGGCAACGCACACCTGGCCGGCCCCGGTTTGCTGATTCACGTCGAGGGTCGGAAGTTGGCGGAGACGCCCCTCGCCCGGCGCGGGCGACCGAACAGAGGCTGGGTGAAGGCCGTGCTGACCTGGCTGATTCAGCCAGAGCTCGTCGGCCGTCCGTATCGCGACACCGCGGAGCGGGCCGGCGTGGCCCTCGGCACCGTGGCCGCCTGCGTCCAGGACCTGATCGCACGTGGGCTGCTCGTCGAAGCCAAGCAGGCGCGGCAGATTGCGGACCGCCCACAACTCGTCGCGCTCTGGGTTCAGACCTATGTCGAGGTCCTCCGGCCGAAGCTGACCGAGCGGCGCTTCCAGGTTCGTGCCGAGACGA
This window of the Vicinamibacterales bacterium genome carries:
- a CDS encoding type IV toxin-antitoxin system AbiEi family antitoxin, with the protein product MPPLEPYFALLATWIPGVDTGVVEQLHAGRGRFDAALTWKGPRGTIRYLLEEKRHLPNQDVRVVVDQLERWRAELPAAERRAKLLVLAPAVRPHQAAVLERAGVDYLDLAGNAHLAGPGLLIHVEGRKLAETPLARRGRPNRGWVKAVLTWLIQPELVGRPYRDTAERAGVALGTVAACVQDLIARGLLVEAKQARQIADRPQLVALWVQTYVEVLRPKLTERRFQVRAETKPEIWTRLAETLAKRGVPWALTGADAAERRTHFFHAEDTEIYAPIAAFDDRELLKRLVAQPTARGGNLLVIEPPVRAAIPADHDVPPVAPDLLTYAELRYRGTGQALEAAELLLPGVIGHDER